The sequence CGCTCATCGCCGGCGCCGGAAAAACAAAGGGAATGCTCGAAAGCCTCCCTAAAGACACTCAGGTCGTTGTTGAAAAGGACGTGCGGACACTGGCCGCTACCTACCAAAAAAATGGACGCTTGGCTCTGCCTTATGAGCTGGTGATGGCCAAGGGCCTCAAGCCCGCCTAAAGAATCCGCGTACGATCCCTACTTTAATTCAGCGAGCAACGACTCGAACTGCTGATCCGTTAATCCGGATGAGCCGTTCCATTCGGCGGGGAAGGTTGACCCTTTAAGCTTTTCGGCGTCCAAGGTCGGGCGTTCGGTCTTCCATAAAACGCCCAATGGAATTTTTTCATTGCCCATGGAGGCTTTCTCCATGGCTGAGTTAAAATTCGCCGGATCATGGCTCTCGTCTTCCAGCTTAAAAACGCGCTTGCGGAAATAATCATAAGTATTGAGCTTATTGAATGTGACGCAAGGAGAAAAAACATCAATCAGGGAAAAGCCCTTATGGCTGATGCCCTGGCCGATGATTTTGGCCATATGGTTAGGGTCTCCGGAAAAGGCACGGGCCACGAACGTGGCTCCCGCGGCAATCGCCAGAACAACGGGGTTAATCGGCTCTTCCAAAGAGCCCTGAGGCGTGGTTTTAGTGACATGGCCCTTCTCTGAGGTCGGCGAGATTTGGCCCGTGGTCAATCCGTACACCTCATTGTTCATCACAATATAAGTGATGTTTAAATTCCGACGCATGGCATGGATGAAATGGCCGATGCCGATGCCGTAACCGTCGCCGTCACCGCCGGTTACGACGACATGAAGGTTGGGGTTGGCGAGTTTGACGCCGGTGGCCACGGGGATGGACCGGCCGTGCAGGCTATGAAAACCATAAGTGCGGATAAACCCGGGAAGATTCGATGAGCAGCCGATGCCCGACACCACGGCCACGTCCTTAGGAGCGATGCCGGTCTGGGTCAATCCCTTGATCAGACCCGAT comes from Elusimicrobiota bacterium and encodes:
- a CDS encoding 2-oxoacid:ferredoxin oxidoreductase subunit beta is translated as MPASITEAQFRSETKPDWCPSCGDFAVLSGLIKGLTQTGIAPKDVAVVSGIGCSSNLPGFIRTYGFHSLHGRSIPVATGVKLANPNLHVVVTGGDGDGYGIGIGHFIHAMRRNLNITYIVMNNEVYGLTTGQISPTSEKGHVTKTTPQGSLEEPINPVVLAIAAGATFVARAFSGDPNHMAKIIGQGISHKGFSLIDVFSPCVTFNKLNTYDYFRKRVFKLEDESHDPANFNSAMEKASMGNEKIPLGVLWKTERPTLDAEKLKGSTFPAEWNGSSGLTDQQFESLLAELK